In a single window of the Blattabacterium cuenoti genome:
- the serC gene encoding 3-phosphoserine/phosphohydroxythreonine transaminase has protein sequence MKVHNFNAGPSVLPKEVVRKSAQSVINFNGSGLSLLEISHRSIDFLEIIEKAACLVKRIMNLNDDYAILFLQGGATLQFSMVPYNLMNQEAGYLDTGFWAHNAIKEAKKFGKVRVLFSGKSKNYTYISKNYYIPCNIDYFHCTSNNTIIGTQMKIFPKTSIPMVCDMSSDIFSRKLDFCQFSLIYASAQKNVSSAGMTIVIIKKEILGKLRKNIPSYMDYKIHIQNNSILNTPNVFSIYTSLLTLEWIENQGGLSILEKENQYKAKLLYDEIDQNNLFENKIHKENRSNMNVSFFLKNKNLEKEFNKMWTKENIVGLDGHRYLGGYRASIYNALPLESVQFLIEIMKAFEKKFS, from the coding sequence ATGAAAGTACACAATTTCAATGCAGGTCCTTCTGTTCTACCGAAAGAAGTTGTTAGAAAATCAGCTCAATCTGTAATTAATTTTAATGGGTCTGGATTATCTTTACTTGAGATTTCTCATAGAAGTATAGATTTTTTAGAAATAATTGAAAAAGCTGCTTGTTTAGTAAAACGTATTATGAATTTAAATGATGATTACGCTATTTTGTTTCTTCAAGGGGGAGCTACATTACAATTTTCAATGGTTCCATATAATTTAATGAATCAAGAAGCAGGTTATTTAGATACAGGATTTTGGGCCCATAACGCGATCAAGGAAGCTAAAAAATTTGGAAAAGTAAGAGTCTTGTTTTCTGGTAAGAGTAAAAACTACACATATATATCAAAAAATTATTATATACCATGTAATATAGATTATTTTCATTGCACTTCTAATAATACAATAATTGGAACACAAATGAAAATATTTCCTAAAACATCTATTCCAATGGTTTGTGATATGTCTTCCGATATTTTTAGCAGAAAATTAGATTTTTGTCAATTCAGTTTAATTTATGCTTCTGCACAAAAAAATGTAAGTTCCGCAGGAATGACTATTGTTATAATAAAAAAGGAAATTTTGGGAAAGTTAAGAAAAAATATTCCTTCTTATATGGATTATAAAATCCATATACAAAATAACAGTATTCTAAATACTCCAAACGTTTTTTCTATTTATACTTCTCTGTTAACTTTGGAATGGATAGAAAATCAAGGTGGACTTTCTATTTTAGAAAAAGAGAACCAGTATAAAGCTAAGTTATTATATGATGAAATAGATCAAAATAATTTATTTGAAAATAAAATTCATAAGGAAAATCGTTCTAACATGAATGTTTCATTTTTTCTAAAAAATAAGAATTTAGAAAAAGAATTCAATAAAATGTGGACAAAAGAAAATATTGTAGGATTAGATGGTCATAGATATTTAGGAGGATATCGTGCTAGTATATATAATGCGCTTCCATTAGAAAGCGTTCAATTTCTTATTGAAATCATGAAAGCATTCGAAAAAAAATTTTCATGA
- a CDS encoding YggS family pyridoxal phosphate-dependent enzyme produces the protein MNRIIENRFFNIKKLIPKNVKILAVSKNQDIYSIKKLYCVGHRDFGENYIQEMVEKYKKLPKDIRWHMIGRIQSNKLKYIIPFIHLIHSVQNIKQINRINKIALKHHKIINCLLQIKICNEKNKSGITSQEAIKILKSDTYKEMKNVKIIGLMGMASFQDFEKVHNEFSSLCKLYNEYKYKYGHYILSMGMSRDYDIAIKYGSTIVRLGTIIFGDRKKTI, from the coding sequence ATGAATCGTATAATAGAAAATAGATTTTTTAATATAAAAAAACTGATTCCAAAAAATGTAAAAATTTTGGCAGTTTCTAAAAATCAAGATATCTATTCGATAAAAAAATTATATTGTGTAGGGCATAGAGATTTTGGAGAAAATTATATTCAAGAAATGGTTGAAAAATATAAAAAATTACCCAAAGATATTCGATGGCATATGATTGGTAGAATACAAAGTAATAAATTAAAATATATAATACCTTTTATTCATTTAATTCATAGCGTTCAAAATATAAAACAAATTAATAGAATTAATAAAATAGCATTAAAACATCATAAAATTATTAACTGTCTTTTGCAAATCAAAATTTGTAATGAAAAAAATAAATCAGGAATCACTTCTCAAGAAGCTATAAAAATATTGAAAAGTGATACTTATAAAGAGATGAAAAATGTAAAAATAATAGGTTTAATGGGAATGGCTTCTTTTCAAGACTTTGAAAAAGTACATAACGAATTTTCATCTTTATGTAAATTATATAATGAATATAAATATAAATACGGACATTATATACTTTCTATGGGAATGAGCAGAGATTATGATATAGCTATAAAATATGGAAGTACAATTGTTAGATTAGGTACTATAATTTTTGGTGATAGAAAAAAAACTATCTAA
- the trpA gene encoding tryptophan synthase subunit alpha: protein MNQIHNLFKKKNNNILCIYFTAGFPYINSTVEIIKILQDLSVDLIEIGIPYSDPLADGMVIQKSNKISLSNGMNVSLLFDQIIKFKDKIKIPIILMGYYNQLYKFGEDFFLKKCKESGVSGLIFPDLPVDVFLYKYKNLFKKYLLSMIFLVTPRTNSYRISMLSKISDGFLYIVSSSSTTGNSNFFGKEQISFFERIKKLSTNIPKLIGFGIKDKKTFDLSCQYANGGIIGSSFIQSLNKDKLEESIKKYIKSIR from the coding sequence ATGAATCAAATACATAATTTATTTAAGAAAAAAAATAATAACATATTATGCATTTATTTTACAGCAGGATTTCCTTATATAAATAGCACAGTAGAAATAATAAAAATTTTGCAAGATCTTTCTGTGGATTTAATTGAAATAGGGATTCCCTATTCTGATCCTTTGGCAGATGGAATGGTTATCCAGAAAAGTAATAAAATTTCGTTAAGTAATGGAATGAATGTATCTTTATTATTTGATCAAATAATAAAATTTAAAGATAAAATCAAAATTCCTATTATTCTTATGGGATATTACAATCAGTTATATAAATTTGGAGAAGATTTTTTTTTAAAAAAATGCAAAGAATCAGGTGTTTCCGGATTAATTTTTCCAGATCTTCCGGTTGATGTTTTTTTGTATAAATATAAAAATCTGTTTAAAAAATATTTATTATCTATGATATTTCTAGTTACTCCAAGAACCAACTCGTATAGAATATCCATGTTAAGTAAAATCAGTGATGGATTTTTATATATAGTTTCTTCTAGTTCTACTACAGGAAATAGTAATTTTTTTGGAAAAGAACAAATATCTTTTTTCGAACGTATCAAAAAATTGTCCACAAACATTCCAAAATTAATTGGTTTCGGAATAAAAGACAAAAAAACTTTTGATTTATCATGTCAGTATGCTAATGGAGGAATCATAGGAAGTTCTTTTATTCAATCATTAAATAAAGATAAATTGGAAGAAAGTATAAAAAAATATATAAAATCTATTAGATAG
- the trpB gene encoding tryptophan synthase subunit beta has translation MKYFVDQNGYYGEFGGAFIPEMLHDNITELQDKYKKFITSYEYQKLYKKLLKNYVGRPTPLFFCKKYSDQYNAKIYLKREDLNHTGSHKINNAIGQALLAKKLEKRKIVAETGAGQHGVATATVCALMNLECVIFMGETDMHRQSSNVIRMKSLGAKVIPVLSGNKTLKDAVNEAIRYWIHNPESYYLIGSTVGPHPYPQMVADIQSVISEEIKMQLQEIEGSSSPNYVVACIGGGSNAAGSFYHFLDDELVKLVAVEASGLGVTTKKTAAAIHCGSKGILHGSITFLLQDQDGQVLPAHSISPGLDYPGIGPMFANLFVKKRVIFLHSTDEEALRAGYELTLSEGIIPALESAHALAVLKKIPFKQKDIVIVTLSGRGDKDINVYDKFFFKFSNNESNT, from the coding sequence ATGAAATATTTTGTTGATCAAAATGGATATTATGGAGAATTTGGAGGTGCTTTTATTCCTGAAATGTTACATGATAATATAACAGAATTACAAGATAAATATAAAAAATTTATTACAAGTTATGAATATCAAAAATTGTATAAAAAATTGTTAAAAAATTATGTAGGAAGACCTACTCCTTTATTTTTTTGTAAAAAATATTCAGATCAATATAATGCTAAAATTTATCTTAAAAGAGAAGATCTAAATCACACAGGGTCACATAAAATTAATAACGCCATAGGTCAAGCTTTATTAGCAAAAAAATTAGAAAAAAGAAAAATTGTTGCAGAAACAGGAGCTGGACAACATGGGGTCGCAACAGCAACTGTCTGTGCATTAATGAATTTAGAATGTGTAATTTTTATGGGAGAAACTGATATGCATCGTCAATCTAGTAATGTCATTAGAATGAAATCTCTTGGAGCTAAAGTTATTCCAGTTTTGAGCGGAAATAAAACACTTAAAGATGCTGTTAATGAAGCCATTCGTTATTGGATTCATAACCCAGAAAGTTATTATTTAATAGGTTCTACAGTGGGTCCTCACCCTTATCCTCAAATGGTTGCAGATATTCAATCTGTTATTAGTGAAGAAATTAAAATGCAATTACAAGAAATAGAAGGATCTTCTTCCCCTAATTATGTAGTGGCTTGCATAGGAGGAGGAAGTAATGCCGCGGGATCTTTTTATCATTTTTTAGATGATGAGTTGGTTAAACTTGTGGCTGTAGAAGCTTCTGGATTAGGTGTTACAACAAAAAAAACTGCTGCGGCTATTCATTGTGGATCAAAAGGAATATTACATGGAAGTATAACATTTCTTTTACAGGATCAAGATGGTCAAGTTCTTCCGGCTCATTCTATATCTCCAGGTCTAGATTATCCAGGAATAGGACCTATGTTTGCTAATCTTTTTGTAAAAAAACGTGTAATTTTTTTACATTCTACAGATGAAGAAGCTTTACGAGCGGGATACGAATTAACTCTATCAGAAGGAATTATTCCTGCTTTAGAAAGTGCCCATGCATTGGCTGTATTAAAAAAAATACCTTTCAAACAAAAAGATATAGTAATTGTGACTTTATCTGGAAGAGGGGATAAAGATATTAATGTTTACGACAAATTTTTTTTTAAATTCTCAAATAATGAATCAAATACATAA
- the trpF gene encoding phosphoribosylanthranilate isomerase — translation MKSQLLKIKICGMKFDVQKISDLFPDFIGFIFYPNSPRFVGYDFVIPKLKKEILRIGVFVNESEENILKINKKNKLDFVQLHGIESPFYCERLCKKGLKLIKSFRIDDSFSFKKIVDYIPYCTYFLFDSNTIHYGGSGIKFCWKKLYEYTFQVPFFLSGGIGIKDFDNIKNFSHSKMFGIDINSKFEIFPGKKNNTKLNTFIKKIRKL, via the coding sequence ATGAAATCCCAACTATTAAAAATAAAAATATGCGGAATGAAATTCGATGTACAAAAAATTTCTGATTTATTTCCTGATTTTATAGGTTTTATATTTTATCCTAATTCTCCTAGATTTGTAGGATACGATTTCGTTATTCCAAAATTAAAAAAAGAAATATTGAGAATAGGGGTTTTTGTCAACGAATCAGAAGAAAACATATTGAAAATAAATAAAAAAAATAAATTAGATTTTGTACAGTTGCACGGAATAGAAAGTCCTTTTTATTGTGAAAGATTATGTAAAAAAGGATTGAAATTAATTAAGAGTTTTAGAATAGATGATTCCTTTTCTTTTAAAAAAATTGTGGATTATATCCCATACTGTACTTATTTTTTATTTGATAGCAATACAATTCATTATGGAGGAAGCGGTATCAAATTTTGTTGGAAAAAACTTTATGAATATACTTTTCAAGTTCCATTTTTTTTAAGTGGAGGAATTGGGATAAAAGATTTTGATAACATAAAGAATTTTTCGCATTCAAAAATGTTTGGAATTGATATTAATAGTAAATTTGAAATTTTTCCAGGAAAAAAAAATAATACCAAGTTGAATACCTTCATAAAAAAAATAAGAAAATTATGA
- the trpC gene encoding indole-3-glycerol phosphate synthase TrpC encodes MNILEKIVSVKQKEVSEKKFLYPIKRLENSSFFERKTFSLVQSIKRNHIGIVAEFKRKSPSKGMINDTALIEKVVIDYESAGVSGISILTDKHFFSGENENLKKSRSIISIPILRKDFIIDEYQVIESKSIGADVILLIAGILSKNQIKNFSRLAKSIDLEVIIEIHNEFEIDKITENLDIVGINNRDLQTFVVDYNSCLELYSKIPNSYVKIAESGINNVNQILKLRKQGFKGFLIGEYFMKEKNPGKICKYFMKSLSKKLNEIN; translated from the coding sequence ATGAATATTCTTGAAAAAATTGTATCTGTAAAACAAAAAGAGGTATCCGAAAAAAAATTTTTATATCCTATAAAAAGATTAGAAAATAGTTCTTTTTTTGAAAGAAAGACTTTTTCTTTAGTACAAAGTATAAAAAGAAACCACATTGGTATTGTTGCAGAATTTAAACGTAAATCTCCATCTAAGGGGATGATTAATGATACGGCATTGATAGAAAAAGTAGTGATAGATTATGAATCAGCAGGAGTTAGTGGAATATCTATTCTTACAGATAAACATTTTTTTTCTGGTGAAAATGAAAATTTAAAAAAATCACGATCCATAATATCTATTCCTATATTAAGAAAAGATTTTATTATTGATGAATATCAAGTTATAGAATCTAAATCTATAGGAGCTGATGTGATTTTATTAATTGCCGGAATTCTTTCTAAAAATCAAATAAAAAATTTTTCTCGACTTGCAAAAAGTATTGATTTAGAAGTTATTATTGAGATTCATAATGAATTTGAAATAGATAAAATAACAGAAAATTTGGATATTGTGGGAATTAATAATCGAGATTTACAAACTTTTGTTGTGGATTATAATAGTTGTTTAGAGTTATATTCAAAAATTCCTAATAGTTATGTAAAAATTGCAGAAAGTGGAATTAATAATGTTAATCAAATCTTAAAATTAAGAAAACAAGGATTTAAAGGTTTTTTAATTGGAGAATATTTTATGAAAGAAAAGAATCCTGGAAAAATTTGTAAGTATTTTATGAAGTCTTTATCAAAAAAATTAAATGAAATTAATTAA
- the trpD gene encoding anthranilate phosphoribosyltransferase gives MNILLENLFLEKTLTKQEAKNLLIELSMGRINKTQAIAIATIYNMRFPTLEEILGFKQAMMELSIKVNLTEFNDNAIDIVGTGGDGKNTFNISTLACFIVAGAGEKVIKHGNFSSSSITGSSNILKGLGYHFTNKEDNLKNQLDKVGMCYLHAPIFHPVLSTISGTRKELGVRTIFNTLGPLLNPGKPKNQLLGVNNLELARIYYYLYQNTKNNYAIVHSLDGYDEITLTSHVKCYSPKGERFYSIEELEIGDTKVKVNPYELKGGKNTEENIRIFINVLSGEGTLYQNEVVLTNATFALSMLNKDSLENNYDKAKRSLKSGEAKNILKKLLSS, from the coding sequence ATGAATATATTATTAGAAAATCTTTTTTTAGAAAAAACATTGACAAAACAAGAAGCTAAAAATCTTTTGATAGAATTATCAATGGGAAGAATTAATAAGACACAAGCTATAGCTATAGCAACTATATATAATATGAGATTTCCTACTTTAGAAGAAATATTAGGTTTTAAACAAGCTATGATGGAGTTATCCATAAAAGTCAATTTGACAGAATTTAATGATAATGCTATTGACATTGTAGGAACGGGTGGAGATGGAAAAAATACTTTTAATATATCTACTTTAGCATGTTTTATAGTAGCAGGAGCAGGAGAAAAAGTCATTAAACATGGAAATTTTAGTTCTTCCTCTATTACTGGATCTTCAAATATATTAAAAGGATTAGGATATCATTTTACTAATAAAGAAGATAATTTGAAAAATCAATTGGATAAAGTAGGAATGTGTTATTTACATGCACCTATATTTCATCCAGTGTTGAGTACTATATCCGGAACAAGAAAGGAACTGGGAGTTAGAACGATTTTTAATACACTTGGTCCATTATTAAATCCAGGAAAACCAAAAAATCAATTATTAGGAGTCAATAATTTAGAATTAGCAAGAATATATTATTATTTGTATCAAAATACAAAGAATAATTATGCTATTGTTCATAGTTTAGATGGTTACGATGAAATTACTCTTACTAGTCATGTCAAATGTTATTCCCCAAAAGGAGAACGGTTTTATTCTATAGAAGAATTAGAAATAGGAGATACAAAGGTAAAAGTCAATCCTTATGAATTAAAAGGAGGAAAAAATACAGAAGAAAATATTCGTATATTTATTAATGTTTTATCTGGTGAAGGGACTTTATATCAAAATGAAGTAGTTTTAACAAATGCCACATTTGCATTAAGTATGTTAAATAAAGATAGTCTTGAAAATAATTATGATAAAGCAAAACGTTCATTAAAAAGTGGTGAAGCAAAGAATATTCTAAAAAAATTATTAAGCTCATGA
- a CDS encoding anthranilate synthase component II, which translates to MNKILILDNYDSFTYNLVHVVKKLTKNPIQVSRNNEIKLADIEKYNKIILSPGPGIPDEAHILKPLVKTFASTKSIFGVCLGQQAIGEVFGATLLNTKEVYHGISSLIKIVDPQEILFQKLPTEIQVGRYHSWIISQKNFPEELKITAIGDKGEIMALRHKFYDVRGVQFHPESILTPYGEKIIDNWLNLS; encoded by the coding sequence ATGAATAAAATACTGATTTTGGATAATTATGATTCTTTTACTTATAATCTTGTTCATGTTGTAAAAAAATTAACAAAAAACCCTATACAAGTATCTAGAAACAATGAAATTAAACTTGCGGACATAGAAAAATATAATAAAATTATTCTTTCGCCGGGTCCTGGAATACCTGATGAAGCGCATATATTAAAACCTTTAGTAAAAACTTTTGCTTCTACTAAAAGTATTTTTGGAGTTTGTTTAGGTCAACAAGCTATAGGCGAAGTATTTGGAGCTACTCTTCTAAATACAAAAGAGGTTTATCATGGAATATCTAGTTTAATCAAAATTGTAGATCCACAAGAAATTTTGTTTCAAAAATTACCTACAGAGATTCAAGTAGGACGTTATCACTCTTGGATTATATCTCAAAAAAATTTTCCTGAAGAACTTAAAATTACAGCTATTGGAGATAAAGGAGAAATTATGGCTTTACGTCATAAATTTTATGATGTACGCGGAGTACAATTTCATCCAGAATCTATTTTAACTCCATATGGTGAAAAAATTATAGATAATTGGTTGAATTTAAGTTGA
- a CDS encoding anthranilate synthase component I family protein: MFKFNFITIQKKILADSTTPIELYLKLRDIFPNTLLLESSDYQISKDNSSILCINPISELILDNDVLRISYPNCVHKHIFINDKLDLQILIEDFFKKFESSNTTISYSGLYGYISYDSIQYFENIQFHAPIKEIYNLPKIRFGFYSNLIVFHHFHHEIYLIEHQFPDIPDIEKKTSINQLIELIKKRSFPSFPFKSVGNRYSNVTDLEYKKMVSLGIKACLRGDVFQIVLSRQFQQKFKGDEFNVYRALRFINPSPYLFYFDYGNYKLFGSSPESQLIINNQIAYINPIAGTIRRSGDENKDKKLSENLVNNPKENAEHVMLVDLARNDLSKNSFNVKVEGFKEIQVFSHVLHMVSKVSGELEDNISMIKVFGDTFPAGTLSGAPKYKAMELIDKIENQHRGVYGGAIGFFGFNNSCINTAIVIRSFVSKNNILFFQAGAGIVSDSKEEKELEEVNNKLMALFKAIELAKNI; encoded by the coding sequence ATGTTTAAATTTAATTTTATAACTATTCAGAAAAAAATTTTGGCTGATAGTACTACACCAATAGAATTATATTTAAAACTAAGAGATATTTTTCCTAATACATTATTATTAGAATCTTCTGATTATCAAATTTCCAAAGATAATTCTTCTATTCTTTGTATTAATCCTATTTCTGAACTTATTTTAGATAATGATGTTTTGCGAATCTCATATCCTAATTGTGTTCATAAACATATTTTTATAAACGATAAATTAGATCTACAAATTTTAATTGAGGATTTTTTTAAAAAATTTGAAAGTTCAAATACGACTATTTCTTACTCAGGTTTATATGGATATATATCTTATGATAGTATTCAATATTTTGAAAATATTCAATTTCATGCTCCAATTAAAGAAATATATAATCTTCCAAAAATACGATTTGGTTTTTATAGCAACTTGATTGTGTTTCATCATTTTCATCATGAAATATATTTAATTGAACATCAATTTCCTGATATTCCTGATATAGAAAAAAAAACTTCTATAAATCAATTAATAGAGTTAATAAAAAAGAGAAGTTTTCCATCTTTTCCATTTAAATCTGTTGGAAATCGTTATTCAAATGTAACAGATTTAGAGTATAAAAAAATGGTATCTCTAGGAATTAAAGCTTGTTTACGTGGAGATGTATTTCAAATTGTATTATCCCGTCAATTTCAACAAAAATTTAAAGGAGATGAATTTAATGTATATCGTGCTTTGCGATTTATAAATCCTTCTCCATATCTTTTTTATTTTGATTATGGAAACTATAAATTGTTTGGTTCATCTCCAGAATCTCAACTCATCATTAATAACCAAATAGCCTATATTAATCCAATAGCAGGAACAATACGAAGATCAGGTGATGAAAATAAGGATAAAAAATTATCCGAAAATCTCGTAAATAATCCGAAAGAAAATGCAGAACATGTCATGTTAGTAGACTTAGCTAGAAATGATCTGAGTAAAAATTCTTTTAATGTAAAAGTAGAAGGATTTAAAGAAATTCAAGTTTTTTCTCATGTATTACACATGGTATCTAAAGTATCTGGAGAATTAGAAGATAATATATCAATGATAAAAGTATTTGGAGATACTTTTCCTGCAGGGACTCTTTCTGGAGCTCCTAAATATAAAGCTATGGAACTTATTGATAAAATTGAAAATCAACATAGAGGGGTCTATGGAGGAGCAATTGGTTTTTTTGGTTTTAATAACTCTTGTATTAATACAGCCATAGTTATTCGTTCTTTTGTGAGTAAAAATAATATTCTATTTTTTCAAGCTGGGGCAGGTATTGTTTCTGATTCTAAGGAAGAAAAAGAGTTAGAAGAAGTAAATAATAAGCTTATGGCCTTATTTAAAGCTATAGAACTAGCTAAAAATATATGA
- a CDS encoding putative porin — translation MEEKIPLIYSDEKKEEEENVKFYHPTSQDYKFWTEEINLKKTFGEKDFSIKKYYSHNFFKEDYIGFFFKNEKYFFIPYEKFMKKSFNENMPKKMLFFKDPFFYREKIQYFDVKTPISEIFYINDFFREKTLGGFFSHNFNEKINYSMEYRNSYLKNEPDLKKSQDLVLTTFNYQDQNDYNYKLWGHYIYQKFDTIDKEEVQKWNSRNSKDIFSYSYHKKLIHSRFYVSLIQKIFSLKEKSLFLKSYMEYEKYYKNHSFHYPYKFDSTQDLQKKKINHSYLRNGLFLIFNQRKMNIEIGSVFDKIYYKLFNNVFNNYKNKNINNFSIQTKINYPINNVFKFYSNVKWMLENNSIKKSNYEADIMLNAFLFSKFFFITQFNIVENDNGIYNNLISNRIFNTNQDFCIGREKAIDFSLSSYDKKNHISFYISRLNHSFKHKEMEKFLYNKDIQLYGFKIKSTHSICKFQFNNIFLYQKYNYNPPIFYIPNFISRSTIFYEDNYFEKALFMQIGFSFHYFSKFYHKKIHYPFNFQSYFFDKEYISNKRIDKIPFIDYFLNFKIYRTVFYFSIQNMGFYNIYNPNNNNKWFIQTGFLWNLFT, via the coding sequence ATGGAAGAAAAAATCCCATTAATATATTCCGACGAAAAAAAAGAAGAAGAAGAAAATGTGAAGTTTTATCATCCTACTTCTCAAGATTATAAATTTTGGACGGAAGAAATAAACCTAAAAAAAACTTTTGGAGAAAAAGATTTTTCTATAAAAAAATATTATTCTCATAATTTTTTTAAAGAGGATTATATTGGATTCTTTTTCAAAAATGAAAAATATTTTTTTATTCCTTATGAAAAATTCATGAAAAAAAGTTTTAATGAAAATATGCCTAAAAAAATGCTTTTTTTTAAAGATCCTTTTTTTTATCGTGAAAAAATTCAATATTTCGATGTAAAAACTCCTATTTCAGAAATTTTTTATATAAATGATTTTTTTAGAGAAAAAACATTAGGTGGTTTTTTTTCTCATAATTTTAATGAAAAAATTAATTATTCCATGGAATATAGGAATTCTTATTTGAAAAATGAACCGGATTTAAAAAAAAGTCAAGATTTAGTATTAACCACTTTCAACTATCAAGATCAAAATGATTATAATTATAAATTGTGGGGACATTACATTTACCAAAAATTTGATACCATAGATAAAGAAGAAGTTCAAAAATGGAATAGTAGAAATTCTAAAGATATTTTTTCATATTCATATCATAAAAAATTAATTCATAGTAGATTTTATGTGAGTCTTATTCAAAAAATTTTTTCTTTAAAAGAAAAATCATTATTCTTGAAGTCTTATATGGAATACGAAAAATATTATAAAAATCATTCTTTTCATTATCCCTATAAATTCGATTCTACTCAAGATTTGCAAAAAAAAAAAATAAATCATTCTTACTTGAGAAATGGTTTATTTTTAATTTTTAATCAAAGAAAAATGAATATAGAAATAGGATCTGTTTTTGATAAAATATATTATAAATTATTTAATAATGTATTTAATAACTATAAAAATAAAAATATAAATAATTTTTCAATACAAACCAAAATAAATTATCCTATTAATAATGTTTTCAAATTTTATTCAAACGTAAAATGGATGTTAGAAAATAATAGCATTAAAAAGTCTAATTATGAGGCTGATATCATGTTGAATGCATTTTTATTTTCAAAATTTTTCTTTATAACTCAATTTAATATTGTTGAAAATGATAATGGAATTTATAATAATTTGATTTCTAATCGTATTTTTAATACAAATCAAGATTTTTGTATCGGTAGAGAAAAAGCCATAGATTTTTCTTTAAGTTCTTACGATAAAAAAAATCATATTTCTTTTTATATATCTAGATTGAATCATTCTTTTAAACATAAAGAAATGGAAAAATTTTTATATAATAAGGACATTCAGTTATATGGATTTAAAATAAAATCTACACACAGTATATGTAAATTTCAGTTTAATAACATTTTCCTATATCAAAAATATAATTATAATCCACCAATTTTTTATATTCCAAATTTTATATCAAGAAGCACAATATTTTATGAAGATAATTACTTTGAAAAAGCCTTATTTATGCAAATAGGTTTTTCTTTTCATTATTTCAGTAAATTTTATCATAAAAAAATTCATTATCCTTTTAATTTTCAATCTTATTTTTTTGATAAAGAGTATATTTCTAATAAAAGAATTGATAAAATTCCTTTTATAGATTATTTCTTAAATTTTAAGATATACAGAACTGTATTTTATTTCAGTATTCAAAATATGGGTTTTTATAACATTTATAATCCTAATAATAATAATAAATGGTTTATTCAAACTGGTTTTTTGTGGAATCTTTTTACTTGA
- a CDS encoding glycoside hydrolase family 73 protein gives MKNFFYFILFFLISWFSFSKEKRKENVNVIEYVKKYAVFAIEEMEKFGIPASIKLGQGILESSSGNSSLSKATNNHFGIKCGKNWMGDVYYHDDDFPKECFRKYDSVQESFHDHSKFLQQPRYSKLFLLKKEDYQAWATELKKAGYATSLNYADLLIDQIEKYYLWKFDQKTSCSIEKRINQYLNYIMLMHKNKDSFLRMLGKKLRFFYKIFLLITNKKKIES, from the coding sequence ATGAAAAATTTTTTTTATTTTATATTATTCTTTTTGATATCATGGTTCTCTTTTTCAAAGGAAAAAAGGAAAGAAAATGTAAATGTAATTGAATATGTTAAAAAATATGCTGTTTTTGCTATTGAAGAAATGGAAAAATTTGGAATTCCAGCTAGTATTAAATTGGGTCAAGGTATTTTAGAATCTTCTAGCGGAAACAGTTCTTTGTCTAAAGCAACAAATAATCATTTTGGAATTAAATGTGGAAAAAATTGGATGGGGGATGTTTATTACCATGATGATGATTTTCCGAAAGAATGTTTTCGAAAATATGATTCTGTGCAAGAATCTTTTCATGATCATTCTAAATTTTTACAACAACCACGTTATTCTAAATTGTTTCTTCTTAAAAAAGAAGATTATCAAGCTTGGGCTACGGAACTTAAAAAAGCAGGTTATGCTACATCCTTAAATTATGCAGATTTATTAATTGATCAAATAGAAAAATATTATTTATGGAAGTTTGATCAAAAGACTTCTTGTAGTATAGAAAAAAGAATCAATCAATATTTGAATTATATAATGTTAATGCATAAAAATAAAGATTCATTTTTAAGAATGTTGGGTAAAAAACTGCGTTTTTTTTATAAAATATTTTTGTTAATTACAAATAAAAAGAAAATTGAATCGTGA